Proteins encoded by one window of Deinococcus aquiradiocola:
- the tgt gene encoding tRNA guanosine(34) transglycosylase Tgt: MFEFQIQAQSGRARTATFVTPHGTVQTPMFMPVGTQGTVKGLSPQELTDIGSQIVLANTYHLLLRPGPDLVAQHGGLPGFTAYPGPFLTDSGGFQVMSLGHMRRITEEGVTFKSHLDGSSVYLSPERSIEVQQALGADVIMAFDECPPYPAEREYIRLSLERTVRWLERCRGAQTRDDQALFSIVQGGIHDDLRQMSLDATLPFATPGFAIGGLAVGEGKAEMYGAVDYTAARLPTGKPRYLMGVGHPEDLVAGIALGVDMFDCVYPTRTGRFGYALTDDGRLNMNSSAPRTSMDPIDPECDCYACTHYTRAYLAHLLRAEEMLAPRMLSLHNLRYLHRLVERATAAIREDRYTEWATEWATRYFKEKHKTGETPAIPQWFLRSVSRDS; this comes from the coding sequence ATGTTCGAGTTTCAGATCCAGGCTCAGAGTGGCCGGGCCAGGACGGCCACCTTCGTCACGCCGCATGGCACCGTGCAGACCCCGATGTTCATGCCGGTCGGTACGCAGGGCACCGTCAAGGGCCTCAGCCCGCAGGAACTCACCGACATCGGCTCGCAGATCGTGCTCGCCAACACCTATCACCTGCTGCTGCGTCCCGGCCCGGACCTCGTCGCGCAGCATGGTGGCCTGCCCGGCTTCACCGCGTACCCCGGCCCCTTCCTGACGGACTCGGGCGGCTTTCAGGTGATGAGCCTCGGGCACATGCGCCGCATCACGGAAGAAGGCGTGACCTTCAAGAGCCACCTGGACGGCTCTTCCGTCTACCTTTCTCCGGAACGCAGCATCGAGGTGCAGCAGGCGCTCGGCGCGGACGTCATCATGGCGTTCGACGAGTGCCCGCCGTACCCGGCGGAGCGCGAGTACATCCGGCTCAGCCTGGAGCGCACCGTGCGCTGGCTGGAACGCTGCCGTGGCGCGCAGACGCGGGACGACCAGGCGCTCTTCTCGATCGTGCAGGGCGGCATTCACGACGACCTGCGCCAGATGAGCCTCGACGCGACCCTTCCCTTCGCCACGCCCGGCTTCGCCATCGGCGGTCTGGCGGTCGGGGAAGGGAAGGCCGAGATGTACGGCGCGGTCGACTACACGGCCGCGCGCCTCCCCACCGGCAAGCCCCGCTACCTGATGGGGGTCGGGCACCCGGAAGACCTCGTGGCGGGCATCGCGCTCGGGGTGGACATGTTCGACTGCGTGTACCCCACCCGCACGGGGCGCTTCGGGTACGCGCTCACCGACGACGGACGGCTGAACATGAACTCCAGCGCGCCGCGGACCTCCATGGACCCCATCGATCCCGAATGCGACTGCTACGCCTGCACGCACTACACCCGCGCGTACCTCGCGCACCTGCTGCGCGCCGAGGAGATGCTCGCTCCCCGCATGCTGTCTCTGCACAACCTGCGGTACCTGCACCGTCTGGTGGAGCGCGCGACCGCCGCGATCCGCGAGGACCGGTACACGGAATGGGCCACCGAGTGGGCCACGCGGTACTTTAAAGAGAAGCATAAGACAGGTGAGACGCCCGCCATTCCGCAATGGTTCCTGCGCAGCGTGTCACGCGACTCATAA